One Luteolibacter sp. Y139 genomic region harbors:
- a CDS encoding Amuc_1100 family pilus-like protein, producing MSWIQENRFVAGLGGITAVAAAGLIVWGVKANGAYDKAKEEYGTAADQVDTITKGRLYPNDANLQAKKKAVGEYQKSVDELQKSFDKFRAPTPPNVEPAQFSETLLKAKELAAKAFGEVRPTATELPPEFFLGDEEYTGKPPEKGATGILTYQLEAVSELMANLAKAGPSKILNIHRPKLVEEEGKPFDAKGKSFRALPIEIAFTGNENSVRKFISSLDDSQTHYYVVRSIRVINEKLKAPTAADGAFEKKDGEAKPEGGAPAADPFGGAGGFVLPGEEPAAPAAGGAAKPGAAAAAPAAAAAPAAGGDGVILQQVLGSEKVNVFLRIDIIQFLEATKATTPAPKAEAAGK from the coding sequence ATGAGCTGGATCCAGGAAAACCGTTTCGTCGCCGGCTTGGGCGGCATCACCGCCGTCGCCGCCGCAGGCTTGATCGTCTGGGGCGTCAAAGCCAACGGCGCGTATGACAAGGCCAAGGAAGAATATGGCACTGCCGCCGATCAGGTGGACACCATCACCAAGGGCAGGCTTTACCCGAATGACGCGAACCTCCAGGCCAAGAAGAAGGCCGTGGGTGAGTATCAGAAGTCGGTCGATGAGCTGCAGAAGTCCTTCGACAAGTTCCGCGCACCGACGCCTCCGAACGTGGAGCCGGCGCAGTTCAGCGAGACCCTGCTGAAGGCGAAGGAGCTCGCCGCCAAGGCCTTTGGCGAAGTGCGGCCGACTGCAACCGAACTGCCACCGGAGTTCTTCCTCGGCGACGAGGAATACACGGGCAAGCCACCGGAGAAGGGTGCCACCGGCATCCTGACCTATCAGCTGGAAGCAGTCAGCGAGCTGATGGCGAATCTGGCCAAGGCCGGGCCGTCCAAGATCCTCAACATCCATCGCCCGAAACTGGTCGAGGAAGAGGGCAAGCCGTTCGATGCCAAGGGCAAGTCCTTCCGCGCGCTGCCGATCGAAATTGCCTTCACCGGCAACGAGAACTCGGTGCGCAAGTTCATCTCCTCGCTTGATGACTCGCAGACGCACTACTACGTGGTGCGCTCGATCCGGGTGATCAACGAGAAGCTCAAGGCACCAACCGCTGCGGATGGTGCGTTCGAGAAGAAGGACGGCGAGGCGAAGCCGGAAGGTGGCGCTCCTGCCGCGGATCCCTTCGGTGGTGCCGGTGGCTTCGTGCTGCCGGGTGAGGAGCCAGCCGCTCCTGCCGCCGGTGGTGCCGCGAAGCCAGGTGCTGCTGCGGCCGCTCCAGCCGCCGCCGCTGCTCCTGCAGCAGGGGGTGACGGTGTGATCCTCCAGCAGGTGCTCGGCTCCGAGAAGGTGAACGTCTTCCTGCGGATCGATATCATCCAGTTCCTCGAAGCAACCAAGGCCACGACCCCGGCTCCGAAAGCCGAGGCAGCGGGCAAGTAA